A single region of the Variovorax paradoxus genome encodes:
- a CDS encoding nucleoid-associated protein: MDLQQLVIGRAVLFDIPPDQPDKSAGVPTGGQALTTLGSSAKLMVGRRLTGALGKNANGMEVSIVDSAPASFFQLACNAIDGNDANFVSQARVLATMLAGAQNNKHLAHSKLMFIQGTVTAGQLPYLMAVKAELQDGLADRPGAGASSSLQHLKDIFMTDSQRLFKIGYLQRNVANPTINAGQYQPHEHVVHLFDHLMTSTETRHAAFYFYNGFLGCNTASSARARTRDFYENTLTFIKSSGLPENDRLDLIEALRTDLRSTSNVVSVIDFATSHMAPQIKQAYETFMIGQKGFPNHAVQKDVEYVAAKLKRRRKITFSSKIFLSSPPELMSSITLAANPDGSTTLTVPGLMETRE; this comes from the coding sequence ATGGATTTGCAGCAGCTTGTGATAGGTAGAGCCGTTCTGTTTGACATTCCGCCCGACCAACCTGATAAGAGTGCAGGAGTGCCGACCGGCGGTCAGGCGCTTACAACGTTGGGCAGTTCCGCGAAGTTGATGGTGGGCCGTCGTCTTACCGGAGCACTTGGAAAGAACGCGAATGGAATGGAGGTGTCGATCGTCGACTCTGCGCCAGCTAGCTTTTTCCAGCTCGCCTGCAATGCAATCGATGGCAATGACGCCAACTTTGTTTCCCAAGCTCGAGTGCTTGCGACGATGCTGGCAGGCGCGCAGAACAACAAGCACCTAGCGCACAGCAAGTTGATGTTCATACAAGGAACGGTCACGGCAGGGCAGTTGCCGTACCTAATGGCAGTGAAAGCTGAATTGCAAGATGGTTTGGCGGACAGGCCGGGTGCAGGTGCATCTAGTTCGTTGCAGCATTTGAAGGACATCTTCATGACTGATAGTCAACGACTGTTCAAGATTGGATACCTGCAGCGAAATGTGGCGAACCCGACGATCAACGCAGGGCAATATCAACCGCACGAGCATGTCGTTCATTTGTTTGATCACTTAATGACTTCGACCGAGACTCGGCACGCCGCGTTTTACTTCTACAACGGCTTTCTGGGTTGCAACACTGCAAGTTCGGCGCGAGCAAGGACAAGAGATTTTTACGAGAACACGCTGACTTTCATCAAGTCCTCAGGGCTGCCCGAGAACGATAGACTAGATTTGATCGAAGCGCTCCGTACAGACCTTCGCAGCACTTCAAATGTGGTAAGTGTTATCGACTTTGCGACAAGTCATATGGCTCCGCAGATCAAGCAGGCCTACGAGACCTTCATGATTGGGCAAAAGGGCTTCCCAAATCATGCAGTTCAGAAGGACGTTGAATACGTCGCTGCAAAACTTAAGCGTCGTCGGAAGATTACATTTTCCTCGAAAATCTTTCTGTCCAGCCCGCCGGAGTTGATGTCGAGCATTACGTTGGCAGCCAACCCAGACGGGTCAACTACGCTTACTGTTCCTGGCTTGATGGAGACTCGTGAATGA
- a CDS encoding glycoside hydrolase family 19 protein encodes MIDVQTLIDCTGASRISSERYAWHLNDGMSRFRITSAAVAACFLGQVAIESEGRDGPLSEVEEGLNYTSADRLRDIFPSLFVRGGYRAADYVRKPAALSNLRYKGFHGRGLIQLTWEAAYRAASDALGFDYVDNPALVLEPEHAALTACWFFAEYKGCLPAAERGDIYEVTGRVNGPARLKLAERKAITARAYKVLST; translated from the coding sequence ATGATTGATGTCCAAACCCTTATCGACTGCACCGGCGCCTCACGCATCAGCTCGGAGCGCTACGCGTGGCATCTGAACGATGGCATGAGCCGCTTCCGTATCACCTCGGCCGCGGTGGCTGCGTGTTTCCTCGGCCAAGTGGCCATCGAGTCGGAAGGGCGCGACGGACCACTTTCGGAGGTGGAAGAGGGCCTTAACTACACCTCTGCCGACCGGCTTCGCGACATCTTCCCGAGCCTATTCGTGAGAGGCGGCTATCGAGCGGCGGACTATGTGCGAAAGCCGGCAGCGCTGAGCAATCTGCGCTACAAGGGCTTCCATGGCCGTGGGCTCATCCAGCTCACCTGGGAGGCGGCTTATCGAGCGGCCAGTGATGCACTGGGCTTTGACTACGTGGACAACCCGGCGCTCGTGCTCGAGCCGGAGCACGCTGCGCTTACGGCCTGCTGGTTCTTCGCTGAGTACAAGGGTTGCTTGCCGGCGGCAGAGCGAGGCGATATCTATGAAGTCACTGGGCGCGTGAATGGCCCGGCGCGCCTGAAACTGGCAGAGCGCAAGGCGATCACTGCGCGTGCTTACAAGGTGCTGAGCACATGA
- a CDS encoding LamG domain-containing protein: MATTYAPVALLHLDGPNASTNVVDAMHNLWQASDGAKLTTADSKFGGSCLSLDGSGDFITTQGGQSFVFGTGDFTVEAWVKPTNTGRAMQVVDFYQTNQASWQMEVNAAGRLHFYGWNGITTASLVTGTSSLYGAWHHVAISRKAGTIYACVDGVVEASVANAVNFSNQVGQLAIGAQVSMRNAAYDYAGLIDEVRITRGTGWYSANFTPPSAPFPDEAVILIGQQRYALAVGQPAAAYSGARPLFAGRLYRNFQILGAEGRLVGTVKEKSLPANLPLKRRVRLVRERDGATVGETWSDATTGAYVFTNIDAAEAYSVVTYDYLHNYRAVIADNLSVASGGVELVP; the protein is encoded by the coding sequence ATGGCCACTACCTACGCTCCAGTCGCGCTGTTGCACCTGGACGGCCCGAACGCGTCGACGAACGTCGTCGACGCGATGCACAACCTTTGGCAGGCCTCCGACGGGGCGAAGCTCACGACGGCCGACTCGAAGTTCGGCGGTTCGTGCTTGTCACTCGATGGGAGCGGTGATTTCATCACTACGCAGGGCGGGCAGTCCTTTGTCTTCGGTACGGGAGACTTCACGGTTGAAGCCTGGGTGAAGCCGACCAACACCGGGCGCGCGATGCAGGTTGTTGACTTCTACCAGACCAATCAGGCGAGCTGGCAAATGGAGGTCAACGCGGCGGGGCGTCTGCATTTCTATGGCTGGAACGGCATCACCACCGCCAGTCTCGTGACTGGCACCTCGTCGCTGTACGGCGCATGGCATCACGTCGCGATCTCTCGGAAGGCGGGAACGATCTATGCGTGTGTCGACGGAGTTGTCGAGGCGAGCGTCGCGAACGCCGTCAACTTCTCGAATCAAGTTGGCCAACTCGCCATTGGCGCGCAGGTCAGCATGCGGAACGCGGCCTACGACTATGCGGGATTGATCGACGAGGTCCGCATTACGAGGGGCACCGGCTGGTACAGCGCCAATTTCACGCCACCTTCGGCGCCGTTTCCTGACGAGGCGGTGATATTGATCGGACAACAGCGCTATGCACTGGCTGTTGGTCAACCGGCCGCGGCCTACTCGGGAGCCAGGCCGCTGTTTGCAGGACGGCTCTACCGCAACTTCCAGATCCTCGGTGCCGAAGGAAGGCTTGTCGGCACCGTGAAAGAGAAAAGCCTACCTGCAAACCTGCCGCTGAAGCGTCGGGTGCGTCTCGTGCGTGAGCGCGATGGCGCAACGGTCGGCGAGACGTGGAGCGATGCGACGACGGGCGCGTATGTTTTCACCAACATCGACGCTGCGGAGGCTTATTCGGTGGTCACGTACGACTACCTGCACAACTACCGTGCGGTGATCGCAGACAACCTGAGTGTCGCGAGCGGCGGGGTGGAGTTGGTCCCATGA
- a CDS encoding phage tail tape measure protein, which translates to MATPKPIQILINAKDDASKVFDKLQSRLAAFAAVVLSYFGIQAFAGWVKGGADLEQALSRVQAATGATAAEMRALRKAATDAAADTRFGFTELEAAGALENLAKAGLSVKQAIEALPAAMQLARAGGIELSTSAEYLTKIVTGLGLAFSDSGRVADVLAKGANATNTSVTGLAQALSYAAPLANSLGLGLEFTVAVIGKFADAGIDASRAGTALNSVLSQFSDPASKFRTELAAAGITSTNFEKALHELAAAGPAGQRAIAAVGQEAGPALRALLNQGVGKLDELKKALTDAGGSAADTAAVMQNNLNGALDSLRTAWNTAANALTTPVLPVLKDGVEKLAGALRAAVADGTVGRFGTAIASAFQNGIKWVQAFIASVDVPALIAKAQALAGRVGELLDSFGQKAQTTGSVVQTAWGVATAGANTLIAVVFRVAQAFAGVSRDILSGTAAIIEGLSKITFGGVSAAFKQAAADVRESAAGMEGVTEAFGEKASEAFDRAAEGAELARTGWAGLTAGAEATTTATTASAAAFTDMAATMQAAGDSAKEAGQKSASAADAQRVKAEEARASVVGLREEYAKAIATGNLELAVQKLEELRKANIAAAGSAGENSKAQEQAAAEIAAAFSRAGIETKEALEVAAKTALRDFELIRDSGKATAIGLGEAWKRAADAAIAASNGVAPGWVQAQAAMRGFEMVVDGAGRSTLRLRDAQSDAVKSANELAGALQNVTSARERDIEAREKAIALQEREQVLERKRLGVDKNGFSTDKNGNTVVAGSDLGTLTGIAAFLKNAGVDDDAKARSIAREFADEQGNVQYFNNPGQKKYGGDTLSFALLKAAEKVTFSQASGTPGTPTTIPRQESFRNVRVDINLNGSSLGAVNTDNAGADIIQDLMARLGQAKGVAST; encoded by the coding sequence GTGGCCACTCCCAAGCCGATTCAGATTCTCATCAATGCCAAGGACGATGCGTCCAAGGTGTTCGACAAGCTGCAGAGCCGCCTCGCCGCATTCGCCGCGGTGGTGCTCAGCTACTTCGGCATTCAGGCCTTTGCCGGGTGGGTGAAGGGCGGTGCCGACCTCGAGCAGGCGCTCAGCCGTGTGCAGGCGGCGACCGGCGCTACTGCTGCCGAAATGCGCGCGCTGCGCAAGGCCGCGACGGATGCCGCAGCGGATACGCGATTTGGCTTCACCGAACTCGAGGCTGCCGGCGCTCTCGAAAATCTGGCGAAGGCGGGGTTGAGCGTCAAGCAGGCGATTGAGGCGCTCCCGGCTGCCATGCAGCTCGCCCGTGCGGGCGGAATCGAGCTCTCCACCTCCGCCGAGTACCTGACGAAGATCGTCACGGGCCTTGGCCTGGCGTTCTCCGACTCGGGCCGGGTCGCGGACGTACTGGCGAAGGGCGCCAACGCCACGAACACCAGCGTGACCGGCCTGGCGCAGGCTCTGAGCTATGCCGCGCCGCTTGCGAACTCGCTCGGCCTCGGCCTCGAATTCACCGTGGCTGTCATCGGGAAGTTCGCCGACGCAGGCATTGACGCGAGCCGCGCGGGTACGGCGTTGAACTCTGTCCTCTCGCAGTTCTCGGACCCGGCCAGCAAGTTCCGCACGGAACTGGCCGCGGCCGGCATCACGTCGACCAACTTCGAGAAGGCCTTGCACGAGCTGGCCGCCGCTGGTCCGGCGGGGCAACGAGCTATTGCGGCGGTCGGGCAGGAGGCCGGGCCCGCTCTGCGCGCCTTGCTGAATCAGGGTGTCGGCAAGCTCGATGAATTGAAGAAGGCTCTGACGGATGCCGGTGGCAGCGCAGCCGATACGGCGGCCGTGATGCAGAACAACCTCAACGGTGCGCTCGACAGCCTGCGCACCGCGTGGAACACGGCCGCCAATGCCCTGACCACGCCGGTGCTGCCTGTGCTGAAGGATGGTGTCGAGAAGCTGGCCGGGGCGCTGCGTGCAGCGGTGGCTGACGGCACCGTGGGCCGCTTCGGAACCGCCATTGCGTCGGCCTTTCAGAACGGCATCAAATGGGTGCAGGCGTTCATCGCGAGCGTCGATGTGCCCGCTTTGATCGCGAAGGCGCAGGCGCTGGCCGGCCGTGTGGGGGAGCTGCTCGACAGCTTCGGGCAGAAGGCGCAGACCACGGGCAGCGTCGTGCAAACGGCCTGGGGCGTCGCAACTGCAGGCGCCAACACGCTCATCGCGGTGGTGTTTCGGGTGGCCCAGGCCTTCGCCGGGGTGTCCCGCGATATCTTGAGCGGAACCGCCGCAATCATCGAAGGGCTATCGAAGATCACCTTCGGCGGCGTGTCTGCGGCGTTCAAGCAGGCGGCAGCCGATGTCCGCGAATCGGCTGCCGGGATGGAGGGGGTCACAGAGGCTTTCGGCGAGAAGGCTTCGGAAGCTTTCGACCGGGCGGCCGAGGGCGCGGAGTTGGCGCGGACGGGATGGGCTGGGCTGACCGCCGGTGCCGAGGCGACCACGACGGCGACCACCGCGAGCGCCGCGGCATTCACCGATATGGCGGCCACGATGCAAGCCGCCGGCGACAGCGCGAAGGAGGCGGGCCAGAAGTCGGCCAGCGCAGCCGATGCGCAGCGGGTGAAGGCCGAGGAAGCGCGTGCTTCAGTGGTCGGTCTGCGTGAAGAATACGCAAAGGCAATCGCCACCGGAAACCTTGAGCTGGCCGTGCAGAAGCTCGAGGAACTGCGCAAGGCCAACATCGCCGCTGCCGGATCGGCGGGCGAGAACAGCAAGGCGCAGGAACAGGCGGCCGCTGAGATTGCCGCGGCGTTCTCGCGCGCAGGCATCGAGACGAAAGAGGCCCTCGAGGTCGCTGCCAAGACTGCGCTGCGGGATTTCGAACTCATCCGCGACAGTGGCAAGGCGACCGCCATCGGCCTCGGTGAAGCGTGGAAGCGGGCGGCCGATGCCGCCATCGCGGCGAGCAACGGCGTCGCACCCGGCTGGGTGCAGGCGCAAGCCGCCATGCGCGGCTTCGAGATGGTGGTCGACGGCGCCGGCCGCTCGACTCTGCGGCTGCGGGATGCGCAGTCCGATGCGGTCAAGTCCGCCAACGAACTCGCAGGCGCGCTGCAGAACGTGACCAGCGCGCGCGAGCGCGACATCGAGGCGCGCGAGAAGGCGATTGCGTTGCAGGAGCGCGAGCAGGTGTTGGAACGCAAGCGCCTTGGTGTGGACAAAAACGGTTTCTCGACCGACAAGAACGGCAACACCGTTGTCGCCGGCAGTGACCTCGGCACCCTCACGGGCATCGCCGCCTTCCTGAAGAATGCCGGCGTCGATGACGATGCCAAGGCGCGCAGCATCGCCCGCGAGTTCGCCGATGAGCAGGGCAACGTCCAGTATTTCAACAACCCCGGACAGAAGAAATACGGGGGCGACACGCTGAGCTTCGCGCTGTTGAAGGCGGCGGAGAAAGTGACCTTTAGCCAAGCCAGCGGAACGCCGGGCACGCCCACCACGATCCCCCGTCAGGAATCGTTTCGCAATGTCCGGGTGGACATCAATCTCAACGGCAGTTCTCTCGGTGCTGTGAACACCGACAACGCCGGCGCCGACATCATCCAAGACCTCATGGCGCGGCTGGGGCAGGCCAAGGGCGTCGCCTCGACGTAA